A genome region from Myripristis murdjan chromosome 16, fMyrMur1.1, whole genome shotgun sequence includes the following:
- the LOC115374443 gene encoding involucrin, with amino-acid sequence MTEYYEEGGLLYEQSPPMHIKVESPEGPFGGGVSEDGFPREDEDSEGSCDQNSGLPGGLPFNVVVVHPNIMAPGMSSDDLLSIEQNRAMSAALAAGGAGKRKSRFSGAELEVLVSEVTRCEGELFGPAGRLRRRERERIWAGILERVNAVSRVPRTLREVKKRWDDLKRRNGGRLADARHRSCYLPSSRGASMLGRQSQSSPRLQQARQKQSTRPKASFPCFTDSDPVGGEGSERDCLEKDEDHPEREREVGEPECDAPENSMEDKLGLGLGLGIGPPPPSERWLPPSPLYSAPFLNGSPQPSPQPSLGAQQGPLEAPPRSSWLEDELRGLGEAAIQLGDRVEKSLREFGEGFRHDMRTLVASQEALAVSLQQNNVLLQRLLGVLEAQQQPQQQQHRIQQPHQSQTSQQHITPQQAQQQQLQQIEPQQQQLQQQQQQQQQRIEPQQSQLQHQQQPHVLQQQSQQHETQMQPSQGTQRSNNQSTVAVISAPSPPDIHGAFHPDPPTEINGTVQRPRRGRAVDHRRRRRR; translated from the exons ATGACGGAGTACTACGAGGAGGGGGGGCTGCTGTATGAGCAATCACCTCCCATGCACATCAAAGTGGAGTCTCCGGAGGGACCCTTTGGAGGGGGAGTCTCGGAAGACGGCTTCCCCAGGGAGGATGAGGACTCAGAGGGCAGCTGTGACCAAAACAGTGGATTACCTGGGGGACTCCCCTTCAATGTGGTAGTGGTGCATCCCAACATCATGGCGCCAGGCATGTCCTCAGATGACCTCTTGTCCATTGAACAAA ATAGAGCTATGTCAGCAGCACTGGCAGCTGGTGGCGCAGGTAAAAGGAAGAGCCGTTTCAGTGGAGCGGAGCTGGAGGTGTTGGTGTCAGAGGTGACTCGGTGCGAAGGAGAGCTCTTTGGGCCTGCGGGAAGGCTTCGGCGCCGGGAGAGAGAGCGCATCTGGGCAGGAATCCTTGAGAGAGTCAATGCTGTGTCCAGAGTCCCGCGTACCCTTCGAGAGGTGAAGAAGCGCTGGGACGACTTGAAGAGACGCAATGGAGGCAGGCTGGCAGACGCCCGACACCGCAGCTGTTACCTGCCGTCCAGCAGAGGCGCCTCGATGCTTGGACGGCAGTCCCAGTCGAGTCCCAGGCTCCAGCAAGCCAGGCAAAAGCAAAGCACCAGACCTAAAGCCAGCTTCCCTTGCTTCACTGACTCTGATCCAG TTGGAGGAGAAGGATCTGAGAGAGACTGTTTGGAGAAAGATGAGGATCATCctgaacgagagagagaggtgggagaaCCAGAGTGTGACGCACCAGAGAACAGCATGGAGGACAAACTGGGGTTGGGACTCGGTCTGGGTATAGGACCGCCGCCTCCATCAGAACGATGGCTGCCTCCCTCCCCGCTCTACAGCGCTCCTTTCCTCAATGGCAGCCCCCAGCCTAGTCCTCAGCCATCACTTGGAGCACAGCAGGGTCCCCTCGAGGCTCCACCACGCAGCTCATGGCTTGAGGATGAGCTCCGCGGGCTAGGGGAAGCAGCCATTCAGCTTGGGGATCGTGTAGAGAAGAGTCTGCGGGAGTTTGGGGAGGGTTTCAGACATGACATGAGAACACTTGTTGCTTCTCAGGAGGCACTAGCAGTCAGTCTGCAGCAAAACAATGTTCTCTTGCAGAGGCTTTTAGGAGTGCTGGAGGCACAACAGcaaccacagcaacagcagcatcgTATTCAACAGCCACACCAGTCACAAACTTCCCAACAGCACATAACACCACAGcaggctcagcagcagcagctacagcaaatagagccacagcagcagcagctgcagcaacaacaacaacaacaacaacaacgaatTGAACCACAACAATCACAGctacaacatcagcagcagccacaTGTATTACAGCAGCAATCACAACAGCATGAAACACAAATGCAGCCCTCGCAGGGCACTCAGCGGTCAAATAATCAGTCAACTGTCGCGGTGATATCTGCACCATCACCGCCTGACATACACGGTGCTTTTCACCCTGATCCGCCCACGGAAATAAATGGAACTGTGCAAAGGCCTCGGCGGGGCAGAGCCGTAGATCACAGGCGTAGAAGGCGGCGCTGA